The Medicago truncatula cultivar Jemalong A17 chromosome 4, MtrunA17r5.0-ANR, whole genome shotgun sequence genome includes a region encoding these proteins:
- the LOC11405585 gene encoding putative DNA glycosylase At3g47830 — protein sequence MEKKRKRKVKTERDGDRNPNSVQVPQIKTENPKNPFPSHSAPTPQECLEIRDNLLSLHGIPPELAKYRKSQQTNDTVEPPETVLDGLVRTILSQNTTEANSNKAFASLKSLFPTWEHVHGAESKELENAIRCGGLAPTKAKCIKNLLSCLLERKGKMCLEYLRDLSVDEVKAELSLFKGIGPKTVSCVLMFNLQLDDFPVDTHIFEIAKTMGWVPAAADRNKTYLHLNQRIPDELKFDLNCLLYTHGKLCSNCSSKRGNKQQKKFNDSSCPLLNYNKEPV from the exons ATGGAAAAGAAGCGAAAAAGGAAGGTAAAGACGGAGCGCGACGGCGATCGAAACCCAAACTCAGTTCAGGTACCCCAAATCAAAACCGAGAATCCAAAGAACCCATTCCCTTCACACAGCGCACCCACCCCACAAGAATGCCTCGAAATACGCGACAATCTCTTATCCCTCCACGGCATACCTCCAGAACTCGCAAAATACCGCAAATCGCAACAAACCAACGACACCGTGGAGCCACCGGAAACCGTTCTCGACGGTTTAGTCAGAACCATACTCTCACAAAACACAACAGAAGCTAATTCCAATAAGGCTTTTGCTTCCCTTAAATCGTTATTTCCTACATGGGAACAT gTGCATGGTGCTGAGAGTAAGGAGTTGGAGAATGCTATTCGGTGTGGAGGTTTAGCGCCGACTAAGGCGAAATGTATTAAGAATTTGTTGAGTTGTTTGTTAGAGAGAAAGGGGAAAATGTGTTTGGAGTATTTGAGAGATTTATCTGTTGATGAAGTTAAAGCTGAGTTGTCTCTTTTCAAAGGAATTGGTCCTAAAACA GTGTCTTGTGTGTTGATGTTCAACCTTCAGCTAGATGATTTTCCTGTGGACACTCAC atatttgagaTTGCGAAAACCATGGGTTGGGTACCAGCTGCTGCAGACAGAAACAAGActtaccttcatctaaaccaaaGGATCCCGGATGAACTTAAGTTTGACCTTAATTGCCTTCTGTATACTCACGGGAAGCTTTGCAGTAACTGCTCGAGTAAAAGAGGGAACAAGCAACAGAAGAAATTCAATGATAGCTCTTGTcctttattaaattataacaaagaGCCAGTTTGA
- the LOC11443585 gene encoding calmodulin-binding protein 60 A, whose translation MSLKRGPDDNKTPDDKRRKPPPFSSVVREVMKLQSVRNLMEPILEPLVRRVVREEVELALKKHLSSIKQTCGKEMNTSESRTLQLQFENSISLPVFTGARIEGEDGSNLRIRLVDALTGKVVCTGPESSAKVEIVVLEGDFEEESDIWMPEDFKNNIVRERDGKKPLLTGDVILYLKDGLCMVGEISYTDNSSWTRSRRFRLGVRVVDNFDGIRIREAKTDSFIVRDHRGELYKKHHPPSLSDEVWRLEKIGKDGAFHRRLSREKIRTVKDFLTLLNLDPAKLRTILGTGMSAKMWEVTVEHARTCVLDTTRHVSFASHSQQPHVVFNAVGEVTGLLAESEYVAVDKLSETEKADAQISVISALNQCDFASFEDEVSLMDGYSHLTNVHYSPSSPRTEGSSANKLLALQKTGGFNYTQESASSTDIMPSIYSVGGTSSLDDYGLPNFESLGLRYDQHLGFPVQVSNSLICDMDSIVHAFGDEDHLQFFDADLQSQCHIEADLHSAVDSFMPVSSTSMTKGKAQRRWRKVVNVLKWFMVKKRRNQLYR comes from the exons ATGTCGCTCAAGAGGGGTCCCGATGATAACAAGACTCCAGATGATAAACGTAGAAAGCCTCCTCCTTTTTCCAG TGTGGTGCGCGAAGTGATGAAGTTACAATCAGTTAGGAATTTGATGGAGCCAATTCTAGAGCCCTTGGTTCGCAGAGTG GTTAGAGAGGAAGTTGAATTGGCTCTAAAGAAGCATTTGAGCAGCATTAAACA GACCTGTGGAAAGGAGATGAATACTTCAGAATCAAGAACTTTGCAGCTGCAGTTTGAAAACAGCATATCTCTCCCTGTCTTTACAGGAGCTCGAATTGAAGGAGAAGATGGCTCAAACTTAAGGATACGTTTAGTTGACGCCTTAACAGGGAAGGTTGTTTGTACAGGACCTGAATCTTCAGCTAAGGTGGAAATTGTAGTTCTTGAGggtgattttgaagaagaaagtgaCATTTGGATGCCTGAAGATTTCAAGAACAATATTGTGAGAGAGAGGGATGGAAAAAAGCCCCTCCTTACAGGAGATGTGATTTTATATCTAAAAGACGGGCTTTGTATGGTGGGTGAAATTTCATATACCGATAATTCAAGTTGGACAAGGAGTCGTAGGTTCAGGCTTGGGGTAAGAGTTGTGGACAACTTTGACGGTATTAGAATAAGAGAAGCAAAGACAGATTCATTTATTGTTAGGGATCACAGAGGAGAAT TGTACAAGAAACACCACCCTCCAAGTCTGTCGGATGAAGTTTGGAGACTGGAAAAGATAGGCAAAGATGGAGCTTTCCACAGGCGTTTGAGTCGTGAAAAGATACGTACTGTTAAAGATTTTCTCACACTACTAAATCTCGATCCAGCGAAGCTGCGAACA ATACTGGGCACTGGGATGTCTGCAAAGATGTGGGAAGTAACCGTAGAGCATGCTCGGACTTGTGTTCTTGATACAACACGACACGTATCGTTCGCTTCTCATTCTCAACAACCTCACGTAGTCTTCAATGCCGTGGGAGAAGTGACAGGACTGCTCGCTGAAAGTGAGTATGTCGCTGTAGATAAGCTGTCCGAAACCGAAAAG GCTGATGCTCAAATCTCGGTTATTTCTGCACTCAACCAATGCGATTTTGCCTCTTTTGAAGATGAGGTCTCCCTAATGGATGGTTATTCACATTTAACTAATGTTCATTACTCCCCAAGCTCTCCGAGAACCGAGGGATCGAGCGCCAACAAGCTTTTGGCTCTTCAAAAGACCGGAGGATTCAACTATACACAAGAAAGCGCGTCTTCTACCGATATCATGCCATCCATTTACTCAGTTGGTGGAACTAGTAGCTTGGACGACTATGGCTTGCCTAATTTCGAAAGCCTCGGCCTTAGATACGATCAACATCTTGGTTTTCCCGTCCAAGTCTCCAACTCTTTGATCTGTGACATGGATTCAATAGTCCATGCTTTtggcgatgaagatcatctgcAATTTTTCGATGCGGATCTTCAATCTCAGTGCCATATTGAAGCAGATTTACATAGTGCTGTTGATAGCTTCATGCCGGTATCTTCTACATCTATGACTAAGGGAAAAGCTCAGAGGAGATGGAGAAAGGTAGTCAACGTTCTGAAATGGTTCATGGTGAAGAAACGAAGAAACCAATTATATAGGTAA
- the LOC11440187 gene encoding snakin-2 → MALHKLLVFGLLLLVCLSKVSSDHEIEKEEDEEMHLTDKPLIVRDGNRRLMQDIDCGGLCRSRCSVHSRPNLCKRACGTCCVRCKCVPPGTAGNREFCGACYTDMTTHGNKTKCP, encoded by the exons ATGGCATTACACAAGCTTCTTGTCTTCGGGTTGTTGCTTTTAGTGTGCCTCTCTAAG GTTTCATCTGATCATGAGAtagaaaaggaagaagatgaagaaatgcaTTTAACTGATAAGCCG CTTATTGTGCGAGACGGAAACAGAAGGCTAATGCAAGACATAG ACTGTGGAGGGCTGTGCAGGTCAAGGTGCAGTGTGCATTCAAGGCCAAATTTGTGCAAGAGGGCATGTGGGACTTGCTGTGTGAGGTGCAAGTGCGTCCCACCAGGTACTGCTGGTAATAGGGAGTTTTGTGGAGCTTGTTACACTGATATGACCACTCATGGCAACAAGACCAAGTGCCCTTAG
- the LOC11407473 gene encoding alpha-mannosidase I MNS5 isoform X1 codes for MIPRRYFLTCLLIFLLVLSTFSFSHSQPHWSSKKKRLGEKVRNMFHHAYDNYMTHAFPHDELKPLTKTFTDSLSELGNLKLERLPQDYNGSALSLIESLSSLVIMGNNTEFEKGVRWLSENLKFDVDARINLFECNIRVLGGLVSAHLLASDSSKKLLQGSYKNELLGLAEDLGKRFLPAFNTPTGLPYAWINLKYGVMENETTETSTSGCGSLILEMGALSKLTGDPIYESVALRALRKLWSMQSLLKLFGTTLDVSTGQWIEHSSGIGAGVDSFYEYLLKAHILFGKEDYWRMFHSAYVAVQKHFRHGPWYHEADMRTGRATYWQLTSLQAFWPGLQVLIGDISAANSSHREFFYVWKKFGVLPERYLLDHQMLHPTEKYYPLRPEFAESTFYLYQATKDPWYIEVGELIVNSLNLHTRVEGGFASIKDVTTMQLEDHQHSFFLAETCKYLYLLFDDSFMVDSNYVFTTEGHPLPVLSTWHEELPQTYIPTNWTTLKRQPANRASAMSLQVCPAMTLNSGQHIESACHISDVRSDHRCLTDNDCGVDATTCRRRSCSMAGYCGLWLFI; via the exons ATGATTCCTCGTCGCTACTTTTTGACATGTCTCCTTATCTTTCTTCTCGTACTTTCCACCTTCTCCTTCTCTCACTCTCAACCCCATTGGTCTTCCAAGAAAAAACGCCTCGGAGAAAAAGTTCGCAATAT GTTTCACCATGCCTATGACAACTATATGACTCATGCATTTCCG CACGATGAGCTAAAACCTCTCACGAAAACTTTCACCGATTCCCTAAGCGAGCTGGGAAATTTGAAG CTTGAACGTTTGCCGCAAGACTACAATGGTTCTGCCCTTTCGCTAATTGAATCACTGTCTAG CCTTGTGATTATGGGCAACAATACCGAATTCGAGAAGGGAGTACGCTGGCTTTcagaaaatctaaaatttgACGTTGATGCTCGCATTAATCTTTTTGAG TGCAACATTAGAGTTCTTGGAGGACTTGTCTCTGCTCATTTACTGGCATCTGATTCTTCAAAGAAGTTGCTACAAGGATCTTACAAGAATGAGCTACTAGGCCTGGCTGAAGATTTAGGGAAACGTTTTCTACCAGCGTTCAATACGCCTACTGGATTACCATATGCATGGATTAACTTGAAG TATGGAGTAATGGAGAATGAGACTACAGAAACAAGCACTTCAGGGTGTG GTTCGTTGATTCTTGAAATGGGTGCTTTATCAAAACTGACTGGTGACCCCATATATGAATCAGTAGCTTTACGAGCTCTCCGTAAGCTATGGAGTATGCAGagcttattaaaattatttggaACCACACTTGACGTGTCAACTGGGCAATGGATTGAACATTCTTCAGGAATTGGAGCTG GTGTAGATTCCTTCTATGAATATCTACTTAAAGCTCATATCCTTTTCGGAAAGGAGGACTATTGGAGAATGTTTCATTCTGCTTATGTTGCAGTGCAGAAGCATTTCAGACACGGTCCCTG GTACCACGAAGCTGATATGAGGACAGGAAGAGCAACTTATTGGCAGCTTACAAGTCTTCAAGCATTTTGGCCTGGCCTACAG GTTCTTATTGGGGATATATCTGCTGCTAATTCATCTCACCGTGAGTTCTTCTATGTGTGGAAGAAATTTGGAGTGCTGCCAGAGAG GTATTTGCTGGACCATCAGATGCTTCATCCTACTGAAAAATATTATCCGTTACGCCCTGAGTTTGCTGAGTCAACATTCTACTTATATCAAGCTACTAAAG ATCCATGGTATATTGAAGTTGGCGAATTAATAGTCAATTCCCTTAATTTACACACAAGAGTAGAAGGTGGGTTTGCAAGCATCAAGGATGTGACAACTATGCAGTTAGAAGATCATCAACATAGTTTTTTTCTTGCTGAAAC GTGTAAATATTTGTATCTTCTCTTTGATGATTCATTTATGGTCGACAGTAATTACGTATTTACCACTGAAGGTCATCCCCTTCCAGTACTAAGCACTTGGCATGAAGAGCTTCCACAAACATACATTCCAACTAATTGGACAACTCTGAAG AGACAACCAGCAAATCGAGCCAGTGCAATGTCATTGCAAGTATGTCCTGCTATGACTTTAAATTCAGGTCAACATATAGAGAGTGCTTGCCACATCTCCGATGTTCGTAGTGATCATAGGTGTTTGACTGATAACGATTGTGGAGTTGATGCAACTACCTGTAGAAGAAGATCATGTAGCATGGCTGGTTATTGTGGACTATGGCTCTTCATTTGA
- the LOC11407473 gene encoding alpha-mannosidase I MNS5 isoform X2, giving the protein MFLQHDELKPLTKTFTDSLSELGNLKLERLPQDYNGSALSLIESLSSLVIMGNNTEFEKGVRWLSENLKFDVDARINLFECNIRVLGGLVSAHLLASDSSKKLLQGSYKNELLGLAEDLGKRFLPAFNTPTGLPYAWINLKYGVMENETTETSTSGCGSLILEMGALSKLTGDPIYESVALRALRKLWSMQSLLKLFGTTLDVSTGQWIEHSSGIGAGVDSFYEYLLKAHILFGKEDYWRMFHSAYVAVQKHFRHGPWYHEADMRTGRATYWQLTSLQAFWPGLQVLIGDISAANSSHREFFYVWKKFGVLPERYLLDHQMLHPTEKYYPLRPEFAESTFYLYQATKDPWYIEVGELIVNSLNLHTRVEGGFASIKDVTTMQLEDHQHSFFLAETCKYLYLLFDDSFMVDSNYVFTTEGHPLPVLSTWHEELPQTYIPTNWTTLKRQPANRASAMSLQVCPAMTLNSGQHIESACHISDVRSDHRCLTDNDCGVDATTCRRRSCSMAGYCGLWLFI; this is encoded by the exons ATGTTCTTGCAGCACGATGAGCTAAAACCTCTCACGAAAACTTTCACCGATTCCCTAAGCGAGCTGGGAAATTTGAAG CTTGAACGTTTGCCGCAAGACTACAATGGTTCTGCCCTTTCGCTAATTGAATCACTGTCTAG CCTTGTGATTATGGGCAACAATACCGAATTCGAGAAGGGAGTACGCTGGCTTTcagaaaatctaaaatttgACGTTGATGCTCGCATTAATCTTTTTGAG TGCAACATTAGAGTTCTTGGAGGACTTGTCTCTGCTCATTTACTGGCATCTGATTCTTCAAAGAAGTTGCTACAAGGATCTTACAAGAATGAGCTACTAGGCCTGGCTGAAGATTTAGGGAAACGTTTTCTACCAGCGTTCAATACGCCTACTGGATTACCATATGCATGGATTAACTTGAAG TATGGAGTAATGGAGAATGAGACTACAGAAACAAGCACTTCAGGGTGTG GTTCGTTGATTCTTGAAATGGGTGCTTTATCAAAACTGACTGGTGACCCCATATATGAATCAGTAGCTTTACGAGCTCTCCGTAAGCTATGGAGTATGCAGagcttattaaaattatttggaACCACACTTGACGTGTCAACTGGGCAATGGATTGAACATTCTTCAGGAATTGGAGCTG GTGTAGATTCCTTCTATGAATATCTACTTAAAGCTCATATCCTTTTCGGAAAGGAGGACTATTGGAGAATGTTTCATTCTGCTTATGTTGCAGTGCAGAAGCATTTCAGACACGGTCCCTG GTACCACGAAGCTGATATGAGGACAGGAAGAGCAACTTATTGGCAGCTTACAAGTCTTCAAGCATTTTGGCCTGGCCTACAG GTTCTTATTGGGGATATATCTGCTGCTAATTCATCTCACCGTGAGTTCTTCTATGTGTGGAAGAAATTTGGAGTGCTGCCAGAGAG GTATTTGCTGGACCATCAGATGCTTCATCCTACTGAAAAATATTATCCGTTACGCCCTGAGTTTGCTGAGTCAACATTCTACTTATATCAAGCTACTAAAG ATCCATGGTATATTGAAGTTGGCGAATTAATAGTCAATTCCCTTAATTTACACACAAGAGTAGAAGGTGGGTTTGCAAGCATCAAGGATGTGACAACTATGCAGTTAGAAGATCATCAACATAGTTTTTTTCTTGCTGAAAC GTGTAAATATTTGTATCTTCTCTTTGATGATTCATTTATGGTCGACAGTAATTACGTATTTACCACTGAAGGTCATCCCCTTCCAGTACTAAGCACTTGGCATGAAGAGCTTCCACAAACATACATTCCAACTAATTGGACAACTCTGAAG AGACAACCAGCAAATCGAGCCAGTGCAATGTCATTGCAAGTATGTCCTGCTATGACTTTAAATTCAGGTCAACATATAGAGAGTGCTTGCCACATCTCCGATGTTCGTAGTGATCATAGGTGTTTGACTGATAACGATTGTGGAGTTGATGCAACTACCTGTAGAAGAAGATCATGTAGCATGGCTGGTTATTGTGGACTATGGCTCTTCATTTGA